In one window of Fictibacillus phosphorivorans DNA:
- a CDS encoding FAD-binding oxidoreductase — translation MNTYGLTGRIVTPGSPDYDLAREEFNTRFNLFPLIINFCETTKDVSNAIRWARKKRVKFRIRTGRHSYEAYSSLDGGLVIDISELNEVKVDRKTKTAVLGAGALLFPLYEKLYEEGFTIPGGTCPSVGLSGLTLGGGWGMLTRPYGMLIDQLLELEMVDANGNIIIANKHKNEDLFWASRGGGGGNFGVVTSFRFKVVPVNDVAIFKITWDFKGFEKVVDAWQKWAPHTDVRLTAIIDLLTKDIGELRALGEFLGSTDELEKLLEPLLIAFPPKEVEVKKVPYIDAVKIFGGMMPGMMEYAVNHGDPDAHPFKNTGAFAKRQLPISAIKKLKEFLSNSPSIENKVQLQALAGNAACIGPTETAYVHREALFSLLYITKWENESEADINTRWVESLRNSLLPYADGAYVNFHDNCVNNWLEQCYFVNLPRLIEVKTKYDPKNVFTFPLGIPTANMIV, via the coding sequence ATGAATACGTATGGATTAACAGGCAGGATAGTAACACCAGGAAGTCCTGATTATGATCTGGCACGAGAAGAGTTCAATACTCGTTTTAACTTATTTCCTTTAATTATCAATTTTTGTGAAACCACAAAGGATGTTTCAAACGCGATCCGTTGGGCAAGAAAGAAGAGGGTAAAGTTTCGGATTCGCACAGGAAGGCATAGTTATGAAGCTTATTCATCCTTAGATGGTGGTTTAGTAATAGACATAAGCGAGTTGAATGAAGTAAAAGTGGATCGGAAAACAAAAACGGCTGTACTTGGTGCAGGGGCACTGCTTTTTCCACTGTACGAAAAATTGTATGAGGAGGGTTTCACAATTCCAGGAGGTACGTGTCCTTCTGTTGGTCTTTCCGGTCTTACACTTGGTGGGGGGTGGGGGATGCTAACCCGACCTTATGGGATGCTGATCGATCAGCTTCTGGAGCTGGAGATGGTCGATGCAAATGGAAATATCATCATAGCTAATAAACATAAAAACGAAGACTTGTTTTGGGCATCAAGAGGCGGTGGTGGCGGGAATTTTGGTGTGGTTACATCTTTTCGGTTTAAAGTAGTTCCTGTTAATGATGTTGCGATTTTTAAAATTACATGGGACTTTAAAGGGTTTGAAAAAGTGGTGGATGCATGGCAAAAATGGGCTCCTCATACAGACGTCAGGTTGACAGCCATTATTGATCTCTTAACGAAAGACATTGGTGAGTTGCGTGCATTAGGAGAATTCCTTGGCAGTACGGATGAACTGGAAAAGTTGCTGGAGCCTCTATTAATCGCCTTTCCACCAAAAGAAGTTGAAGTTAAAAAAGTGCCATATATTGATGCTGTTAAGATATTTGGAGGAATGATGCCAGGGATGATGGAGTACGCTGTTAACCATGGTGATCCTGATGCACATCCTTTTAAGAATACAGGTGCTTTTGCGAAAAGGCAGTTACCGATCAGTGCGATAAAAAAACTGAAAGAATTTCTATCAAACTCCCCTAGTATTGAGAATAAAGTACAGCTGCAAGCTCTAGCTGGTAATGCAGCTTGTATAGGACCTACTGAAACGGCTTATGTTCATAGAGAAGCATTGTTCAGTTTGCTTTATATTACGAAATGGGAGAATGAGAGTGAGGCAGACATAAATACACGATGGGTAGAAAGTCTAAGGAATTCTCTACTTCCTTATGCAGATGGAGCTTATGTGAATTTTCATGATAATTGTGTTAATAACTGGCTGGAACAATGTTATTTTGTTAACCTTCCACGTTTAATTGAGGTGAAAACAAAATATGACCCCAAAAACGTTTTTACATTCCCACTAGGAATTCCGACTGCAAATATGATTGTGTAG
- a CDS encoding EcsC family protein — protein sequence MMDTYEEKVREELKKWETEMCKQPSLWNKTTKSLQTKINEKIPPKVHDVMTSSMKHMIKATLIGSEYTTKKTIKFTADLRERDYKFEDRLSFYKKTAAIEGAGTGAGGILLGIADFPLLLGIKMKFLFEAASIYGLDVKDYKERIFILHVFRLAFSDPHKREEAYQRVISWKETIQEFPESPESINQMNWQELQQDYRDHIDLIKMLQMIPGLGAIVGAYANYHFLDDLGHVAKNCFRWRLLTDEKKKRIINNKHPQ from the coding sequence ATGATGGACACTTATGAAGAAAAAGTAAGAGAAGAGCTTAAAAAATGGGAAACAGAAATGTGTAAACAGCCTTCACTATGGAATAAAACTACAAAATCTCTTCAAACGAAGATCAACGAAAAAATACCGCCAAAAGTGCATGATGTGATGACATCAAGTATGAAACATATGATTAAAGCAACTCTGATTGGTTCTGAATATACGACTAAGAAAACTATTAAGTTTACAGCAGATCTACGAGAGCGGGATTATAAATTTGAAGATCGACTTTCCTTCTATAAAAAAACAGCAGCAATTGAAGGAGCGGGAACAGGTGCGGGAGGCATTTTGCTCGGCATTGCAGATTTTCCATTATTGTTAGGAATTAAGATGAAGTTTTTGTTCGAAGCAGCTAGTATTTATGGATTGGATGTTAAAGATTACAAAGAACGTATCTTTATCCTTCATGTATTTCGACTAGCTTTTTCTGATCCGCACAAGCGAGAAGAGGCATATCAAAGGGTAATCTCCTGGAAAGAGACCATTCAAGAATTTCCGGAGTCTCCTGAATCGATCAACCAAATGAATTGGCAAGAACTTCAGCAAGATTATCGAGATCATATCGATCTTATTAAAATGCTTCAGATGATCCCGGGGTTGGGAGCAATTGTTGGAGCGTACGCTAATTATCATTTTCTAGATGATTTAGGTCATGTGGCAAAAAATTGTTTCAGATGGCGTTTGTTAACAGATGAAAAAAAGAAAAGGATTATAAACAACAAGCACCCGCAGTAA
- a CDS encoding ferritin-like domain-containing protein, with amino-acid sequence MEKDLQALIDGLNEDLANEYSAIIMYNHNAATVSGLYRQILKPFFQSEIADEQGHALYLAEKIKTLGGTPTTQPKPVKQVESVREMLEEARNAEEDTIRRYEERKEQASNLKLTELVVQLEDMIADETKHKEEMDRLLSDSRF; translated from the coding sequence ATGGAAAAAGACTTACAAGCACTAATCGATGGACTAAATGAGGATCTTGCAAACGAGTACTCAGCAATCATTATGTACAACCATAATGCGGCTACGGTTTCTGGTTTGTACCGTCAAATTCTAAAACCTTTCTTCCAAAGTGAAATTGCTGATGAGCAAGGACATGCTCTATATTTAGCAGAAAAGATTAAAACACTTGGAGGTACACCGACTACTCAACCTAAACCCGTTAAACAAGTAGAGAGTGTTCGTGAAATGTTGGAAGAAGCTCGAAACGCTGAGGAAGATACGATCAGACGTTATGAAGAGCGCAAAGAGCAAGCATCTAACTTAAAATTAACTGAGCTTGTCGTTCAGTTAGAAGATATGATTGCCGATGAGACGAAGCATAAAGAGGAAATGGACCGCTTATTAAGCGACAGTCGTTTCTAA
- a CDS encoding DUF3243 domain-containing protein — protein sequence MVDEERNVDTSKVEETASRMSESKKDEILSNFEEFKSYLHGKVQIGEKMGMSEETLAKTAEKVADYLANHEEPRNSEENLLKELWKVGEQEERHKLAHMLVKLVK from the coding sequence ATGGTTGATGAAGAGCGTAACGTTGACACGAGTAAGGTAGAAGAAACAGCAAGCCGTATGAGTGAGAGCAAAAAAGACGAGATCTTATCAAACTTTGAAGAGTTTAAGAGCTACTTGCATGGGAAAGTGCAAATCGGTGAAAAGATGGGCATGAGCGAAGAAACACTTGCAAAAACTGCAGAGAAAGTAGCAGATTACTTAGCTAACCATGAGGAGCCTCGTAACTCAGAAGAGAACCTCTTAAAAGAACTATGGAAAGTTGGAGAGCAAGAAGAGCGTCATAAGCTTGCTCACATGTTAGTTAAGCTTGTTAAATAG
- a CDS encoding phosphatase PAP2 family protein, producing the protein MLRELAQKLPFPILPLIYVVSGLGLSFLSLNIFFELSEDLMENEVFEFDQVIIQYVTDIRSDTLTEVMKVITFFGSKDILTLLLVGSLIWLIVKRKNYWGAIFYLIAVAGGGLLNLGLKHWFGRIRPEDSLIVEQGFSYPSGHAMGSLIYYGFLGYLVVRSRRGKPLKILLTILFISAILLIGFSRVYLGVHYPSDIAAGFSAGTVWLLLCIGGLESIRAYQKRTLPFFKRKHPQ; encoded by the coding sequence ATGTTACGAGAACTCGCCCAAAAACTGCCCTTTCCAATCCTTCCACTCATCTATGTAGTTAGTGGTTTAGGTCTTTCTTTCTTATCGTTAAATATCTTCTTTGAACTCTCAGAAGACTTGATGGAAAATGAGGTATTTGAGTTTGATCAAGTGATCATTCAATATGTAACGGATATTAGAAGTGACACTCTAACTGAAGTCATGAAAGTGATAACTTTCTTTGGATCAAAAGATATTTTAACGCTTCTGTTAGTAGGAAGTCTGATCTGGCTGATCGTTAAAAGAAAAAATTATTGGGGTGCGATATTCTATTTGATTGCGGTCGCTGGCGGAGGTCTTTTGAACTTAGGATTAAAACATTGGTTTGGAAGGATACGACCAGAAGATAGCCTTATCGTTGAGCAAGGTTTTAGTTATCCAAGTGGACATGCCATGGGTAGTCTCATATATTACGGTTTTCTTGGATATTTAGTTGTTAGAAGCAGAAGAGGAAAGCCGCTTAAAATATTGCTGACTATCTTGTTTATATCTGCAATTCTCCTTATTGGGTTTAGTAGAGTCTATTTAGGCGTACATTACCCATCTGACATTGCAGCTGGCTTTAGTGCTGGAACTGTATGGCTTTTACTTTGTATCGGCGGGCTAGAATCGATAAGAGCCTATCAAAAAAGGACGCTTCCTTTTTTTAAAAGGAAGCATCCCCAGTAA
- a CDS encoding diacylglycerol/lipid kinase family protein, whose product MTINPSTIKKASVILNPSAGQGRLLNQWDAVLEQLKVGFEDVRVYETSAPGEGASIVKELEGKTDLIIAAGGDGTVHEIAEAVLSIEQNRPAFGILPGGTCNDFSRALGMNQNPIKAAVQLSEKNFTHIDVGEFNGHFFTNFWGIGLITHVSESIDPNTKEKFGRLSYYLSAAKSFQTWEPFDISISSEEFQFDGQAAMFLAVNGPFTGGIRPFFPDTDIQDGKLDCLLIEEPSTSFIWDVLLNRLSDTSKEGQGYHYFQSSEISIKTAPQQLIDCDGERQHHTPAVVKCLQNQLLTLTGDASF is encoded by the coding sequence ATGACTATAAATCCATCAACCATAAAAAAAGCATCTGTCATTCTAAACCCTTCGGCTGGCCAAGGTAGGTTGCTGAATCAGTGGGATGCCGTGCTAGAGCAACTAAAAGTTGGCTTTGAAGACGTTAGAGTCTATGAGACGAGCGCTCCTGGAGAAGGGGCTTCCATCGTTAAAGAACTTGAAGGTAAGACAGATTTAATCATAGCCGCTGGCGGTGATGGTACGGTACATGAAATTGCAGAAGCGGTATTGTCGATCGAACAGAATCGACCAGCTTTCGGAATCTTGCCAGGTGGAACGTGCAATGATTTTTCGAGAGCCTTAGGCATGAACCAAAATCCTATCAAAGCTGCAGTACAGCTTAGTGAAAAGAATTTTACCCACATCGACGTTGGAGAATTTAACGGGCATTTCTTTACAAACTTCTGGGGTATTGGATTGATCACACATGTTTCAGAATCGATTGACCCCAATACAAAAGAAAAGTTTGGACGCCTTTCATATTACTTATCAGCAGCAAAATCCTTTCAAACCTGGGAGCCATTTGATATCTCTATCTCATCAGAAGAGTTTCAATTCGATGGACAGGCTGCCATGTTTCTTGCTGTAAACGGACCTTTTACTGGGGGAATCCGTCCCTTTTTTCCAGATACAGATATACAGGACGGTAAGCTTGATTGCTTGCTGATTGAAGAACCTTCTACTTCGTTTATTTGGGACGTCCTTCTGAATCGATTATCTGATACTTCAAAAGAAGGCCAAGGCTATCATTATTTTCAGAGCTCAGAGATCAGCATAAAAACAGCTCCCCAACAGCTTATAGACTGTGATGGAGAGCGTCAGCATCATACACCTGCAGTAGTTAAATGTTTACAGAATCAATTACTCACACTTACTGGGGATGCTTCCTTTTAA
- a CDS encoding antibiotic biosynthesis monooxygenase family protein — MNIYITYGTLDYLATYQEKYDGALLLEGDSNSALVIETDGENPFTEKHEYEVINQRGSLSGAGFVVMNHIPVSEEGRSLFEERFQNRAGLVESEPGFSGIRILRPYHQDPYIVMTLWHSHADFTNWQQSKAYEEAHKNRGTSKGLPETLFTGKSFVKEYMVAK; from the coding sequence ATGAACATATATATTACTTATGGGACTTTAGACTATTTAGCAACATATCAGGAAAAATACGATGGAGCTCTCCTGTTAGAAGGTGACTCTAATTCTGCTCTCGTGATCGAAACAGATGGTGAAAATCCATTTACAGAAAAACACGAGTACGAAGTAATAAACCAAAGAGGTTCCTTGAGTGGTGCAGGTTTTGTTGTTATGAACCACATTCCTGTATCAGAAGAAGGACGATCTCTTTTTGAAGAACGCTTCCAAAATCGTGCCGGGCTTGTTGAAAGTGAACCAGGATTCAGTGGCATACGCATTCTGCGACCGTATCATCAAGATCCATACATCGTCATGACGCTATGGCATTCGCATGCTGATTTTACAAATTGGCAACAATCAAAGGCTTATGAAGAAGCTCATAAAAATAGAGGCACTTCTAAAGGGCTCCCAGAGACACTTTTTACAGGAAAGTCATTCGTAAAAGAATACATGGTAGCAAAATGA
- a CDS encoding transglycosylase domain-containing protein, with translation MVKRSLVAISIVVGSLIIGFFAYLFIILAGDYVIDEKDLVMDSATVLVAENGDKITKIYDENRELVDIEDVPKHVQEAFVAVEDSRFYKHNGIDVKAISRAIYKDILAGGKVEGGSTITQQLAKNVFLSHEKSWLRKTKEAVIAINLERRYPKDKILEMYLNQIYFGHGAYGIQLAAKTYFNEDVSELSIAEGAMLAGLPKAPNYYSPLKNPKEAKERRDLVLTLMEKQDYLTPSETVRAQGKTIALDFQQEKRNPAYTTYIDMVIKEAKEKYQLSREELRQGGYKIVVPMDLAAQESVYKSFQDGRYFVGTGQEKPEGAMVLMNGKTGGLLAVQGGRNYVTEGLNRVQVNRQPGSTFKPLSVYGPALESEKYKPYSMLRDEELSYDGYEPKNYNGRYDGEVSMVDAISHSVNSSAVWLLNKNGISDSKSYLEQLGMPIEDKGLGIALGGIDQGVTPLQMVKGYRSFLHEGKTIEPYVISKIYNNEGELIGKAKQEEKKVWKKQNAWYMTRMLQQVVKNGTGSDGRENMEIAGKTGTTNYPNVDKGNKDTWFVGYTPEVVGAVWVGYDRTTKDSYLNSGSSLPTLLFKQVINEMPSQQGLTFKKPDGVKDLPPPIELIELKDLRASFGMGDYGIPSVKLNWTPSKDERLQYKVYAVNEGETTLLDTIKGKGEYSASGKNLFTLPDFYVVPYNPLTKQEGEPSNVVSISLFPSFGEEDKNDVRDKIRKDREKEKKKKKKKKEE, from the coding sequence ATGGTAAAGAGAAGTCTCGTTGCAATCAGTATAGTAGTAGGTTCACTTATTATAGGTTTTTTTGCCTATCTTTTTATTATCTTAGCTGGGGATTATGTGATCGATGAAAAAGATCTTGTTATGGATTCAGCTACTGTCCTTGTTGCCGAGAACGGTGATAAAATTACGAAAATCTATGATGAAAATAGAGAGCTGGTCGACATAGAGGACGTCCCAAAACATGTGCAGGAAGCGTTTGTTGCTGTTGAAGACAGCCGTTTTTATAAACACAATGGAATTGATGTCAAAGCGATCTCGCGAGCGATCTATAAAGATATTCTAGCTGGCGGAAAAGTCGAAGGCGGCAGTACGATTACTCAGCAGCTAGCAAAGAATGTTTTTTTGTCTCATGAGAAATCATGGCTTAGAAAAACAAAAGAAGCCGTTATTGCGATCAATCTGGAAAGAAGATACCCGAAAGATAAAATTCTAGAGATGTATTTAAATCAAATCTATTTCGGTCATGGCGCTTACGGTATCCAGCTCGCTGCAAAAACTTATTTTAATGAGGATGTTAGCGAACTATCCATAGCAGAGGGTGCGATGCTTGCTGGACTTCCTAAAGCACCAAACTATTATTCTCCATTAAAAAATCCTAAGGAAGCGAAAGAACGTCGTGATCTTGTTCTTACGCTCATGGAGAAGCAAGATTATTTGACACCTTCAGAAACGGTGAGAGCACAAGGGAAAACGATCGCTCTTGATTTTCAGCAAGAGAAGAGAAATCCGGCTTATACAACCTATATTGATATGGTCATAAAAGAAGCGAAAGAAAAGTATCAACTTTCAAGAGAAGAGCTGCGACAAGGCGGTTATAAAATTGTTGTTCCGATGGATCTCGCTGCCCAAGAGTCGGTGTATAAAAGCTTTCAAGACGGTCGTTATTTTGTAGGGACGGGTCAGGAAAAGCCTGAAGGCGCTATGGTGTTGATGAATGGAAAAACAGGTGGTCTGCTCGCGGTTCAAGGCGGACGAAATTATGTGACAGAGGGACTTAATCGAGTGCAGGTGAATCGTCAGCCGGGATCAACGTTTAAGCCTTTATCCGTATACGGTCCAGCTCTTGAATCTGAAAAATACAAACCTTATTCTATGCTGCGTGACGAAGAACTTAGCTACGACGGTTACGAACCAAAGAATTATAACGGTAGATACGATGGGGAAGTTTCCATGGTAGATGCCATTTCTCACTCTGTAAATTCATCAGCAGTATGGCTGTTGAACAAGAACGGAATTTCTGATTCAAAAAGTTACCTCGAGCAGCTTGGCATGCCGATTGAGGATAAAGGACTCGGGATTGCGCTTGGCGGTATCGATCAAGGGGTTACACCATTGCAGATGGTTAAAGGATATCGCAGTTTTCTTCATGAAGGTAAGACGATCGAGCCTTATGTGATCAGCAAGATTTATAACAATGAAGGAGAACTGATCGGTAAAGCCAAACAGGAAGAAAAGAAAGTTTGGAAAAAACAGAACGCCTGGTATATGACGCGTATGCTTCAACAAGTCGTGAAGAACGGAACAGGTTCTGATGGAAGAGAGAATATGGAGATAGCCGGAAAGACGGGTACCACAAATTATCCGAACGTAGATAAAGGAAACAAAGACACGTGGTTTGTCGGATATACGCCAGAAGTTGTCGGTGCAGTATGGGTCGGATATGATCGTACAACCAAAGATTCTTACCTTAATAGCGGCAGTTCTCTACCTACACTCTTATTTAAACAAGTGATTAACGAAATGCCGTCTCAGCAAGGGCTGACGTTTAAAAAACCTGATGGGGTAAAAGACTTGCCACCGCCAATCGAGCTTATTGAGTTAAAAGACTTGCGTGCTTCATTTGGTATGGGGGACTATGGAATTCCTTCAGTTAAACTAAACTGGACTCCGTCGAAAGACGAGCGCCTGCAATACAAGGTTTACGCGGTAAATGAAGGAGAAACGACTCTATTAGATACGATAAAAGGCAAAGGGGAGTATAGTGCTTCTGGGAAGAATCTCTTCACGCTGCCAGACTTTTATGTTGTTCCGTATAATCCTCTTACAAAACAAGAAGGAGAGCCATCGAATGTAGTGTCGATCTCTCTGTTCCCGAGTTTTGGTGAGGAAGATAAAAATGATGTAAGAGATAAGATTCGTAAAGATCGTGAAAAAGAGAAGAAAAAGAAAAAGAAGAAAAAAGAGGAATGA
- the hemE gene encoding uroporphyrinogen decarboxylase produces the protein MNEEFLKACRKEKNSHIPVWYMRQAGRSQPEYRKLKEKYSLFEITHRPEMCAGVTKLPVDQHGVDAAILYKDIMSPVPAIGVDVEIKSGIGPVIDKPVRTREDVERLGTINPEKDVPYVLDTIKILRQQLEVPLITFAGAPFTLASYMVEGGPSRDYHKTKQLMYSDPESWFMLMDKLGDMTIAYAKAQNAAGAQAFQIFDSWVGALNAADYRKYIQPVMYKIFSSLREENVPLILYGTGARHLIMEWNELPIDVIGLDWRLSPREARQMGVTKALQGNLDPSILLAPWEVIEARTKEILDEGMEEPGFIFNVGKGIFPEVNIATLKQLTTFVHEYTSKKLG, from the coding sequence ATGAATGAAGAGTTTTTGAAAGCGTGTCGTAAGGAGAAAAATTCACATATTCCTGTATGGTACATGAGACAGGCGGGCCGTTCCCAGCCAGAGTACCGTAAATTGAAAGAGAAGTATTCACTATTTGAAATCACACATAGACCAGAGATGTGCGCTGGCGTTACGAAGCTCCCTGTAGATCAACATGGAGTGGATGCTGCTATTCTTTACAAAGACATTATGTCTCCAGTCCCGGCGATTGGCGTAGATGTAGAGATTAAATCAGGAATCGGACCCGTGATTGATAAGCCCGTACGCACACGCGAAGATGTAGAGCGATTAGGGACGATCAATCCTGAGAAAGACGTACCGTACGTATTAGATACGATCAAAATTTTAAGACAGCAGTTAGAAGTGCCGCTTATCACGTTTGCTGGTGCTCCATTCACCCTTGCGAGCTATATGGTTGAAGGTGGGCCATCTCGTGATTATCATAAAACTAAGCAGCTGATGTACTCTGATCCTGAAAGCTGGTTCATGCTGATGGACAAGCTAGGTGATATGACAATTGCTTATGCAAAAGCGCAGAATGCAGCTGGCGCACAAGCGTTTCAAATTTTTGATTCATGGGTCGGCGCGTTAAATGCAGCGGATTACAGAAAATACATTCAGCCTGTTATGTACAAGATCTTCTCATCACTACGAGAGGAAAATGTTCCTTTGATTCTTTACGGAACAGGTGCAAGACACTTAATCATGGAGTGGAACGAGCTTCCGATTGATGTGATCGGGTTAGATTGGAGATTATCTCCGAGAGAAGCGCGTCAGATGGGTGTAACAAAAGCACTTCAAGGAAACTTGGATCCTTCTATTCTATTGGCGCCATGGGAAGTCATCGAAGCACGTACGAAAGAAATTTTGGATGAAGGTATGGAAGAACCAGGCTTTATCTTCAATGTCGGAAAAGGTATTTTCCCTGAAGTAAACATTGCAACATTAAAGCAACTGACCACCTTTGTTCATGAATATACGTCTAAAAAGCTAGGGTGA
- the hemH gene encoding ferrochelatase encodes MSNKKTGLLIMAYGTPRSLDEVESYYTHIRRGRKPSPEQLQELTERYEQIGGISPLAKITEEQAQKIEAEMNERYPDREFKSYLGLKHIDPFIEDAVQQMKEDGIEEAVTLVLAPHYSTFSVKSYNGRAVEESAKIGGPSFTTIDSWYDEPKYVQFWADGIKQTFNSIPENEHDKTVVIFSAHSLPEKILQMGDPYPTQLQETADLIAKAANVPHYTIGWQSAGNTPEPWIGPDVQDLTRDLYNEHGYTHFIYCPVGFVADHLEVLYDNDYECKVVTDELGVNYYRPEMPNAKPEFIDCLATVIGNALAKERM; translated from the coding sequence GTGAGTAACAAGAAAACAGGTCTATTAATCATGGCGTACGGAACGCCAAGAAGTCTTGATGAAGTAGAAAGCTATTACACACATATAAGACGAGGACGTAAGCCTTCTCCTGAACAGCTGCAAGAACTTACAGAACGCTATGAACAGATCGGTGGAATCTCGCCACTTGCTAAGATTACAGAAGAGCAAGCGCAAAAAATTGAAGCAGAGATGAATGAGCGTTATCCCGATCGTGAGTTTAAAAGCTATCTTGGTCTGAAGCATATCGATCCTTTCATTGAAGATGCTGTGCAGCAGATGAAGGAAGATGGAATTGAAGAAGCAGTAACGCTTGTTCTGGCTCCTCATTATTCAACGTTCAGCGTTAAATCATACAACGGACGTGCTGTGGAAGAGTCTGCAAAAATTGGTGGACCATCATTTACGACGATCGACAGCTGGTATGATGAGCCAAAATATGTACAATTTTGGGCTGATGGAATTAAACAAACGTTTAACTCTATTCCAGAGAACGAACACGACAAAACCGTTGTGATCTTCTCTGCACACAGTTTGCCAGAAAAGATCCTTCAAATGGGAGATCCATATCCGACGCAACTTCAGGAAACAGCTGATCTGATCGCGAAAGCAGCGAATGTCCCTCATTATACGATCGGGTGGCAGAGTGCTGGAAACACACCAGAACCTTGGATCGGACCCGATGTGCAAGATCTAACAAGAGATCTTTATAACGAACATGGCTATACTCATTTTATCTATTGTCCTGTAGGTTTTGTGGCGGATCATCTAGAAGTTCTTTATGACAACGATTATGAGTGTAAAGTTGTCACAGATGAGTTGGGCGTGAACTATTATCGTCCTGAGATGCCGAATGCGAAGCCAGAGTTCATCGATTGCTTAGCTACGGTTATTGGAAACGCACTAGCAAAAGAAAGAATGTGA
- the hemY gene encoding protoporphyrinogen oxidase, protein MNERKHVIILGGGITGLAAAFYVQKYAKEEGKAVTFTVIEASNRLGGKIDTINEDGFVLERGPDSYLARKTVMTELVKDVGLGDDLVSNETGQAYILHNMRLHPIPEGAVMGIPTKVMPFATTPLFSVAGKARAGLDLVLPKRKNAEQDISVGHFFRRRLGDEVVDRLIEPLLSGIYAGRIDRLSLQSTFPQFVETEKKHRSLILGMKKTQPKQEKTPISKKKKGAFLTLKGGLSSFIEALSKAVPEENIKTGVSVRAVERLEDGAYSVIMEDGSVMTGDHVIVTTPYPITKKLFGGTLFPAGFHDTKPTSVATVAMSFNEEDVNFSLDGTGFVIAKSEKTSITACTWTSRKWPHTTPKGKVVLRCYVGRAEDQDIVHQSDEVILEKVLDDLKKIMGVDSRPEFYHVSRMIDSMPQYEVGHKEQVKKLRTAFQNELPGVRLAGAPYDGVGLPDCVNSAKVAVDSLFSK, encoded by the coding sequence ATGAACGAGCGAAAGCACGTTATTATACTGGGCGGCGGCATAACAGGTTTAGCCGCTGCCTTTTATGTTCAGAAATATGCGAAGGAAGAGGGCAAAGCGGTCACCTTCACAGTAATTGAAGCGAGCAACCGTCTTGGCGGCAAGATTGATACGATTAACGAAGATGGTTTTGTACTAGAGCGTGGGCCAGATTCCTATCTTGCGAGAAAAACAGTAATGACCGAACTGGTTAAAGATGTTGGTCTAGGTGACGATTTAGTTTCTAATGAAACGGGTCAAGCTTATATTTTGCATAATATGAGGCTTCATCCTATTCCAGAAGGAGCAGTGATGGGCATCCCGACTAAAGTGATGCCGTTCGCGACAACTCCTCTATTTTCTGTTGCTGGAAAGGCAAGAGCGGGATTAGATCTTGTTCTTCCTAAACGAAAAAATGCGGAACAAGATATTTCTGTAGGTCATTTTTTTAGAAGACGACTTGGTGATGAAGTGGTTGATCGGCTGATCGAACCTTTATTATCTGGTATATACGCTGGCAGAATCGATCGACTTAGTCTGCAATCTACGTTTCCGCAGTTTGTAGAAACGGAAAAGAAACATAGAAGTTTAATCTTAGGCATGAAAAAGACGCAACCTAAACAGGAGAAGACTCCGATTTCGAAGAAGAAAAAAGGTGCCTTTTTAACACTTAAAGGAGGATTGTCCTCTTTTATTGAAGCTCTTTCAAAAGCAGTGCCAGAAGAGAATATAAAGACAGGGGTTTCCGTAAGAGCAGTCGAGCGTCTAGAAGATGGTGCATATTCAGTAATAATGGAAGATGGTTCCGTTATGACCGGAGATCACGTTATCGTCACGACACCTTATCCTATTACGAAGAAGCTCTTTGGGGGAACATTGTTTCCTGCAGGTTTTCACGACACAAAGCCAACATCAGTTGCAACTGTTGCGATGAGTTTTAATGAAGAAGACGTGAACTTTAGTCTTGATGGAACAGGTTTTGTCATTGCTAAAAGCGAGAAAACATCCATCACGGCGTGTACGTGGACGAGCCGTAAATGGCCGCACACGACGCCGAAAGGAAAAGTGGTCCTCCGCTGTTATGTAGGGCGTGCAGAAGATCAAGACATCGTTCATCAATCAGATGAAGTTATTTTAGAAAAAGTATTGGATGATCTGAAAAAGATCATGGGTGTTGATTCTCGTCCAGAATTCTACCATGTTTCTCGTATGATTGATTCGATGCCTCAGTATGAAGTTGGGCACAAAGAACAAGTGAAAAAGCTTAGAACGGCGTTTCAAAATGAGTTGCCAGGCGTAAGATTGGCCGGGGCTCCTTATGATGGCGTAGGATTACCAGATTGTGTGAATTCAGCTAAAGTGGCTGTTGATTCCTTGTTCAGCAAATAA